The following coding sequences lie in one Candidatus Polarisedimenticolaceae bacterium genomic window:
- the tuf gene encoding elongation factor Tu (EF-Tu; promotes GTP-dependent binding of aminoacyl-tRNA to the A-site of ribosomes during protein biosynthesis; when the tRNA anticodon matches the mRNA codon, GTP hydrolysis results; the inactive EF-Tu-GDP leaves the ribosome and release of GDP is promoted by elongation factor Ts; many prokaryotes have two copies of the gene encoding EF-Tu), translated as DNVTLEVTLHTPIAMDKGLRFAIREGGRTVGAGTVTEILE; from the coding sequence GGACAACGTGACGCTGGAAGTGACGCTGCACACGCCGATCGCGATGGACAAGGGGCTTCGTTTCGCGATCCGCGAGGGTGGCCGCACGGTGGGTGCGGGCACCGTCACCGAGATCCT